AACATGGTTTGTAACTTAGATGTTAAAACATCAAAAGCCAAAACACCCACTAAAATACCATTTTTATAAATAGCCATAGAATAAGTGAAGGTAGGCAATCCTGTTGCTTGGTCCATATAAGGTTCGGATACATATATGCCTTGGGTTTTTAATGCACCTTTATACCATACTCTTGTTCTAGCATCATAGTTTTGTTTTTCGCCATATAAAATATAGTCGCTACCTTCTTTATCGGAATCGCTATTGCTAACAACTATATTTCCAGTGTGTGGATCTGCTATATAGGCACTCAAGTAACCATGAGCTGCCCTAAATACAGAAACCATTGGTCCTACATTATCAAGCATTGTATCACTTTGCAATCGATTTATACTTAACTGAGAAACTTTCTTGGAAAATCTATCTAATGAGTCTATGTTGTTGCTTCTAAAAGATGTCAATGAAACTGAAGCCCCCCTTAAATAATTCATTTCTGCCGTAGAAACGCTACTAAATACTATGTTCTTAACAAAAATAAAAGTAATAACACCCAACAGGATAAGAGAGAATATTGTGATAAAATTGGAAATCAAAGACACTTTTAATTTTATACTATTCATAAACATGCTCCTAAGTATGTATCATCAAAATATTCACAACCAAAAAACGAGAGACTACATTGTATCTTTAAATTAATATAAAATGTATTAAATATATTATTTTTATCAAAATGTCCAATTTTGTGCCAATTTTAGAATATCATTTGCACCTTTTGTTATAAAGTATTGTGCCAACTTGCTACCCAAACTTTCAGAATCTTGTAAATTTAAAACAATATCACTCATATTATGTTTAATGATTTTATTTCCATTTGGTAACCCAAGTATTGCCTCAATATACATATTATGTTCATTTAATTTTGCATTCACGCCTATTGGTACTTGACAACCACCATTTAACTCTCTAATAAATGCCCTCTCTGCACTAGTTTCAAACAAAGAATTTCTATCATTTAAAAAATCCAACAAGTGTAGCACTTGGCTGTCTAGCCTACATTCTATTCCCAAAGCTGCCTGTCCCATAGCTGGTATAAAATCTAATTGCTTTATTATAGGTACTTCTGTGATATTTAGCCTATTTACACCAGCTTGAGCTAAAATTATTGCATCAAAATCGCCATCTTTTAGTCGTTTTAATCTAGTTTGCACATTTCCTCTTAGGCTTATGCAGTCTATATCTTTTCTCAAACAATGAATCTGCATGATGCGTCTTAGAGATGTCGTCCCAACTTTAGCACCGCTTGGTAACTCCATTATGTCTTTATACTTGAAACTCAAAAAGCTATCTCTTATATCTTCTCTTTTTGTAATAGCACCTAAACCAAGATTTGATTCAAACTCTACTGGAACATCTTTTAGACTATGAACAGCTAAATCTATTTCACCATTTAGAAGCAACACTTCTAACTCTTTTGTAAAAAGTCCTTTGCCACCTATCTTGGATAATGGAGTATCAAGTATCTTGTCACCCTTAGTTTTTACAATTTGTAGTTCTACATTCATGTGTGGATATTTAGCTATTAACGAATCTTTTATGAAATTTGCTTGCCAAAGTGCCAATAAACTACCTCTAGTTCCTATTACAATCTTATTCATATTTGTCCTTTGAAATGACTTCTACATCGATAATATCATTTGAATCTTTGAAGTTTTTATTTTTATCTAGCTTTATAAATGGTTTTAGCATAAAAAACCCAACACTACCAAACTGCATAACAATCCCTAGAATATCAGTAAAACCACCCGGCAAAATCAACAAAATAGCACCCAAGATTCTAAAAATATTAGAACCTATAAAAGCTTCTTGCGTGATTTCTCTATCTCTTAGTTTTATTAGTGCTTCTACAAAAAAAATTCTAAAGTTTATAATTATCAAAAACCCAACAAAAGCGGTTACTATAATTTCTAAAACAAAACCAAATACGCCGATAATTTCTATTATTTCATAGCTAACTAAAACTTCAATGAATAGATAAATAAAAACAAAAATTAAAGGCATTTTTTTACTTCATGTAAAAGGTTGTCTATTTTACTTAGTTCATATTCTTGTTTTTGCAGATTCTCCCTGCATACTAACTCTACTTTTCCTTCAATAGCACCTTTCCCAACGATAATAGCATAAGGGAATCCAACAAGTTCAAAATCAGCTATCTTTGCTCCAAATCTTTCATTTCTATCATCAACTATACATTCAACCCCTAATTCTAACAATTTAGAATATAGGTCTTCACCTATATTTCGTTGATTTTCATCTTTAATATTCGAGATTATTATATCAACCATAAATGGTGCTGTATTCTTTGTCCATTTTATGCCTACTTCATCGTGGTGTTGCTCTATTATAGCTGCAATTAGTCTTGAGATTCCTATGCCATAGCAACCCATTATATAAGGTTTTGTTTTCCCGTTTTCATCTAGGAATGTCGCACTCATTGCTTTTGAATACTTATCTCCAAGCTGAAATATATGCCCAACTTCTATGCCTTTTGTAAAATACAACTTACCACCATCGCATCTAGGGCAAACATTGCCTTCTTTTACCTCTAATAAATCTTTAAATTCTAGGTCTTCAAAAAGATTTAGATCAACACCCACAAAATGATAATCAAGTTCATTTGCACCACATATCATATTTTTAGCACCATTTAGTTCATTATCAAAGTAGATATGCTTAGAGTTTGTAATATTTCTTAATGCATAAGGTCCTATAAATCCAGCAAACAGCCCAAGCTTTGATATTTCTTCTTCACTAACATCACACAATTCATTTGCACCAGTTGCATTTAATGCCTTTGTTTCGTTTAAGCTATCACTCCCTCTAAGGAAGAAGAACACATATTCACTAACCTCATTATCAAATAATGCCTTTTTTACAACAGCTTTAATAGTCCAATAAGAATCTATTTTAAAAAACTCACATAAAGATTCTATTGTCTTTGTATTTGGGGTATGGAATTTAGCAAAATTGGCTTCTGGTGCTTGTGAATTTGGTGCTTTTGGTTTTCTTGTAGCAATTTCCAAATTAGCCCCATAAGAGCAAGAATCGCATACACAAATTGTATCTTCTCCACTATTGGCTAAAACCATAAACTCCTTGCTTCCGCTCCCACCAATAGCCCCACTATCAGCCTCTACAACTCTAAAATCAAGCCCTAAATCTCTAAAAATATCACTATAAATTTGCTCCATTTTGTCAAATTCTTCTTTTAAAGATTCATAAGAACTATGAAAACTATATCCGTCTTTCATTATAAATTCCCTAGCCCTCATAAGCCCAAATCGTGGTCGAATCTCATCTCTAAATTTTGTTTGAATCTGATATAGGTGTATTGGAAGTTGCTTATAACTTTTTATGTAATTTTTTGTTAGGTCTGTTATTGTCTCTTCATGTGTAGGCCCAAAGACAAAGTCATTATCTTTTCTATCTTTTAACCTTAAGAGTTCTTTCCCATATCTTTCATATCTACCACTCTCCCTCCAAAGAGATGCAGGAGTAATACACCCAAGCAATACTTCATTTGCACCAGCTTTATCCATGTGATATTTAGTAATGTCAGATATTTTTTGTAACACTATTTTTCCTAATGGCAAAAAGCTATAAATCCCGCTACCGCTTTGTGAGATAAGTCCTGCTCTAATTAGATATTCATGACTTTTTAATGCAACATCTCTTGGAGTTTCTTTTAGTGTATGAATAAAAAATTTTGAAAATCTCATCTAAATCTCCTACTTTTTAGAATCTGTTGCATATTCACATTTATATTGTTCTGTCATTTTTATATCATTATCATCAAACAAAAACTGCAAAGATTCAATTATCATATCTCCTTTTTGTGTGTTTGAGACTGATTTTAGATTCATAGTCAAATCATGCAAAAACACATTAAAAGCATTGTGCAATGTCTTTTCTATATTTTTTTCATATTCTTTTGGTAGATAGCCTTTTTGAATCCCTTTTTGCAATTCTTTTAGGCTAGAATCTTTTGCTTTTTGTCTTATTAATTTTATTAATGGTTCTACACTAAGAGTGCTAATCCAAGAAAAAAATTCCTCCGTATATCTTCCAACTATCCCATAAG
The sequence above is drawn from the Helicobacter ibis genome and encodes:
- a CDS encoding FxsA family protein — translated: MPLIFVFIYLFIEVLVSYEIIEIIGVFGFVLEIIVTAFVGFLIIINFRIFFVEALIKLRDREITQEAFIGSNIFRILGAILLILPGGFTDILGIVMQFGSVGFFMLKPFIKLDKNKNFKDSNDIIDVEVISKDKYE
- the hemC gene encoding hydroxymethylbilane synthase codes for the protein MNKIVIGTRGSLLALWQANFIKDSLIAKYPHMNVELQIVKTKGDKILDTPLSKIGGKGLFTKELEVLLLNGEIDLAVHSLKDVPVEFESNLGLGAITKREDIRDSFLSFKYKDIMELPSGAKVGTTSLRRIMQIHCLRKDIDCISLRGNVQTRLKRLKDGDFDAIILAQAGVNRLNITEVPIIKQLDFIPAMGQAALGIECRLDSQVLHLLDFLNDRNSLFETSAERAFIRELNGGCQVPIGVNAKLNEHNMYIEAILGLPNGNKIIKHNMSDIVLNLQDSESLGSKLAQYFITKGANDILKLAQNWTF
- a CDS encoding proline--tRNA ligase, with amino-acid sequence MRFSKFFIHTLKETPRDVALKSHEYLIRAGLISQSGSGIYSFLPLGKIVLQKISDITKYHMDKAGANEVLLGCITPASLWRESGRYERYGKELLRLKDRKDNDFVFGPTHEETITDLTKNYIKSYKQLPIHLYQIQTKFRDEIRPRFGLMRAREFIMKDGYSFHSSYESLKEEFDKMEQIYSDIFRDLGLDFRVVEADSGAIGGSGSKEFMVLANSGEDTICVCDSCSYGANLEIATRKPKAPNSQAPEANFAKFHTPNTKTIESLCEFFKIDSYWTIKAVVKKALFDNEVSEYVFFFLRGSDSLNETKALNATGANELCDVSEEEISKLGLFAGFIGPYALRNITNSKHIYFDNELNGAKNMICGANELDYHFVGVDLNLFEDLEFKDLLEVKEGNVCPRCDGGKLYFTKGIEVGHIFQLGDKYSKAMSATFLDENGKTKPYIMGCYGIGISRLIAAIIEQHHDEVGIKWTKNTAPFMVDIIISNIKDENQRNIGEDLYSKLLELGVECIVDDRNERFGAKIADFELVGFPYAIIVGKGAIEGKVELVCRENLQKQEYELSKIDNLLHEVKKCL